A genomic region of Epinephelus moara isolate mb chromosome 23, YSFRI_EMoa_1.0, whole genome shotgun sequence contains the following coding sequences:
- the pphln1 gene encoding periphilin-1, whose protein sequence is MTYRRDRSLREVYDERFLTERPGPYPRPAGAMERRGPFGRPEEDYGRGGYEYEGGQRFFPNGGGPARNYHEDQRGYHGDNIHFPAERRAVPPSRREDYPYRVPREDPHTGRPMEFGARAPPPPPHNVRNQGIYPAPRSLPESGEDTLVQAILNLDRGEDRDHFRRKAAPFPPLRERSPVRREVARSPHSRSGSSVSSRGYSPDRAKGLPFPSQQGKSVDGPEGHAGVSEHLWGALFPQQSGHETLGYEESYSQSKTTDKIPGLSREGSPHSATSNKEENLPPEGIKDETLAALVVEESQKSSADNFEQRRALAITAKAQEIEKVYRQDCETFGMVVKMLVAKDPNLEKQLQVPLRENLGEIRERCLDDLKHFISSLDDVVRQPEPSVCDLPTPSMALTGHKLSKTGVNHSSSY, encoded by the exons GGTCCATACCCACGTCCAGCTGGGGCAATGGAGAGGAGGGGCCCCTTTGGCAGGCCAGAGGAAGACTACGGCCGCGGTGGGTACGAATATGAAGGAGGTCAACGCTTTTTCCCGAACGGAGGAGGCCCAGCGCGGAATTATCACGAAGATCAGAGGGGCTACCATGGTGACAACATTCATTTCCCCGCTGAACGCAGAGCTGTTCCACCGTCAAGGAGG GAGGACTATCCCTACAGAGTACCCAGGGAAGACCCACACACAGGACGGCCTATGGAGTTTGG TGCCCgtgcaccaccaccacctcctcacAACGTGCGTAACCAGGGCATCTACCCAGCGCCCAGATCGCTTCCGGAGAGCGGGGAAGACACGTTGGTGCAAGCCATCCTCAACCTGGACAGAGG AGAGGACCGAGACCACTTCAGGAGAAAGGCAGCCCCGTTCCCTCCACTCAGAGAGCGCTCTCCGGTGCGCCGCGAGGTGGCCCGCTCCCCCCACAGTCGCTCCGGCTCCAGCGTCAGCAGCAGAGGCTACTCACCAGACAGAGCCAAGGGCCTGCCATTTCCCTCACAGCAAGGCAAGA GTGTGGACGGTCCAGAGGGTCACGCAGGTGTTTCTGAGCACCTTTGGGGGGCGCTCTTTCCTCAACAGAGTGGACATGAAACTTTGG GGTATGAAGAGAGTTATTCTCAGAGCAAGACGACTG ACAAAATTCCCGGCCTGTCAAGAGAAGGGTCCCCACATAGCGCAACCTCAAATAAG GAGGAGAACCTTCCTCCAGAAGGAATCAAAGATGAGACGCTGGCGGCGCTAGTCGTGGAGGAGAGCCAAAAGTCGTCTGCAGACAACTTTGAACAGCGACGAGCCCTGGCCATCACAGCCAAAGCTCAGGAGATAGAGAAG GTGTACCGGCAGGACTGTGAGACATTTGGCATGGTGGTAAAGATGCTAGTGGCGAAAGACCCCAACCTGGAGAAGCAGCTGCAGGTTCCCCTCAGGGAGAATCTCGGGGAGATCCGCGAACGTTGCCTTGATGACCTCAAACACTTCATCAGCAGTCTGGACGACGTGGTCCGGCAGCCAGAACCTTCTGTCTGTGACTTGCCCACCCCATCGATGGCCCTGACGGGTCATAAACTTTCAAAGACAGGAGTAAACCACAGCTCATCTTACTGA